Proteins encoded by one window of Chaetodon trifascialis isolate fChaTrf1 chromosome 15, fChaTrf1.hap1, whole genome shotgun sequence:
- the LOC139342960 gene encoding MBT domain-containing protein 1-like isoform X2, translating into MENPGDLVERPSRKRRDSFGMLDGLEEDSCSTESSAGSGASSPEDSDEEELGGGGGGGVTPTSSSSSLTLIKTNGQVYTYPDGKAGMATCEMCGMVGVRDAFYSKTKRFCSVSCSRSYSSNSKKASILARLQGKPPTKKAKVLQKQPLMTKLAAYAQHQANQHSAAKKSVTVEVFDWGRYLGDGDVMGAPVSCFKHVPMGKTWGDISEGVRVEVPNTDSGLPMKVYWIAGIIKLAGFKALLRYEGFDCDSTRDFWLNLCVPDIHPVGWCAAGGKPLVPPQTILHRFTNWKTFLIKRLTGSKTLPPDFSSKVQDSMQVPFKKQMRVEVVDKTHLCRTRVALVEQVIGGRLRLVYEECEDGTDDFWCHMYSPLIHNIGWSRSIGHRFKRSDVSKKLGSQTDAPGQLFAKVREVDQSGSWFEDGMKLEAIDPLNLSAICVATVRKVLADGYLMIGIDGSEAADGSDWFCYHSTSPSIFPSGFCEINSIELTPPRGYTNLPFRWFEYLKETKAVAAPVHLFNKDVPNHGFRPGMKLEAVDLMEPRLVCVATVTRIVHRLLRIHFDGWEDEYDQWVDCESPDLYPVGWCQLTGYQLQPPAVSTGSRDLQSAASKQRKKSQQYKGQKKKRKLPIVKRPVSLSGAVVTGVPRSLSGDENETPPNYPSPPSPASAAQPPSVGPESSPNTEGGAVSQGKEENNEGPHLTCERTETEANGSSGEFFTSQDQ; encoded by the exons GTGGAGCGTCCGTCCAGGAAGCGCCGTGACTCCTTCGGGATGCTGGACGGTCTGGAGGAGGACAGCTGCAGCACCGAGTCCAGCGCGGGGAGCGGAGCGTCCAGCCCGGAGGACAGTGACGAAGaggagctgggaggaggaggaggaggaggggtgacgcccacctcctcctcctcctccctcacacTCATCAAGACCAACGGGCAGGTGTACACCTACCCTGACGGAAAGGCGGGCATGG CGACCTGTGAGATGTGCGGCATGGTGGGAGTCAGAGACGCCTTCTACAGCAAAACCAAACGCTTCTGCAGCGTCTCCTGCTCCAGGAGCTACTCGTCCAACTCCAAGAAGGCCAGCATCCTCGCCAGGCTGCAG GGGAAGCCACCCACTAAGAAGGCCAAGGTCCTGCAGAAACAGCCTCTGATGACCAAACTGGCGGCGTACGCTCAGCACCAGGCCAACCAGCACAGCGCCGCCAAGAAGAGCG TTACTGTGGAGGTGTTTGACTGGGGTCGTTACCTTGGAGACGGAGATGTGATGGGAGCACCAGTCAGCTGCTTCAAACAT GTCCCGATGGGGAAGACATGGGGCGACATCAGCGAAGGCGTCCGAGTCGAAGTCCCAAACACGGACAGCGGTCTGCCCATGAAGGTTTACTGGATCGCTGGGATCATCAAACTggctg GTTTTAAGGCCTTGCTGAGATACGAGGGTTTTGACTGCGACTCCACCAGAGATTTCTGGTTGAACCTGTGCGTGCCGGACATCCACCCGGTCGGTTGGTGCGCCGCCGGAGGAAAGCCTCTGGTCCCCCCCCAGA ccaTCCTGCACAGGTTCACCAACTGGAAGACGTTCCTGATCAAAAGGCTGACGGGGTCCAAAACGCTGCCTCCAGACTTCTCCTccaag GTCCAGGACAGCATGCAGGTCCCCTTTAAGAAGCAGatgagggtggaggtggtggataAAACGCACCTGTGTCGCACTCGGGTGGCTCTGGTTGAACAG gtgATCGGCGGTCGTCTCCGTCTGGTCTACGAGGAGTGCGAGGACGGGACGGATGACTTCTGGTGTCACATGTACAGTCCTCTGATCCACAACATCGGCTGGTCTCGATCCATCGGGCACCGCTTCAAACGATCCG ATGTGTCGAAGAAGCTGGGCAGCCAGACAGATGCTCCTGGACAGCTGTTTGCCAAG GTGAGGGAGGTGGATCAGAGCGGATCCTGGTTTGAAGACGGGATGAAGCTGGAGGCCATCGACCCTCTGAACCTGTCCGCCATCTGCGTGGCCACGGTCAGGAAG GTCCTGGCGGACGGGTACCTGATGATCGGCATCGACGGCTCGGAGGCGGCCGACGGATCGGACTGGTTCTGTTACCACTCCAcgtctccctccatcttccccTCCGGCTTCTGTGAGATCAACAGCATAGAGCTGACCCCCCCCAGAG GTTACACCAACCTGCCCTTCCGGTGGTTTGAGTACCTGAAGGAGACAAAGGCGGTGGCTGCTCCCGTCCACCTGTTCAACAAG GACGTCCCCAACCACGGCTTCCGTCCCGGTATGAAGCTGGAGGCCGTGGACCTCATGGAGCCCAGGCTGGTCTGCGTCGCCACGGTGACACGCATCGTCCACAGGTTGCTACGGATACACTTCGACGGCTGGGAGGACGAGTACGATCAGTGGGTGGACTGCGAGTCACCTGACCTGTACCCGGTCGGCTGGTGTCAGCTGACCGGGTAccagctgcagcctccagctgttagtacag gctCCAGAGATCTACAGTCAGCAGCTTccaaacagaggaagaagtCCCAGCAGTACAAAGGACAGAAGAAAA AGAGGAAGTTGCCCATCGTCAAGCGACCTGTCAGTCTCTCCGGCGCCGTGGTAACAGGTGTCCCCAGGAGCCTATCAGGAGATGAGAATGAGACTCCGCCCAATTACCCATCACCCCCCTCTCCTGCCTCAGCAGCCCAGCCCCCCTCTGTTGGCCCAGAGAGCAGCCCGAACACCGAGGGGGgggcag
- the LOC139342960 gene encoding MBT domain-containing protein 1-like isoform X1, giving the protein MENPGDLVERPSRKRRDSFGMLDGLEEDSCSTESSAGSGASSPEDSDEEELGGGGGGGVTPTSSSSSLTLIKTNGQVYTYPDGKAGMATCEMCGMVGVRDAFYSKTKRFCSVSCSRSYSSNSKKASILARLQGKPPTKKAKVLQKQPLMTKLAAYAQHQANQHSAAKKSVTVEVFDWGRYLGDGDVMGAPVSCFKHVPMGKTWGDISEGVRVEVPNTDSGLPMKVYWIAGIIKLAGFKALLRYEGFDCDSTRDFWLNLCVPDIHPVGWCAAGGKPLVPPQTILHRFTNWKTFLIKRLTGSKTLPPDFSSKVQDSMQVPFKKQMRVEVVDKTHLCRTRVALVEQVIGGRLRLVYEECEDGTDDFWCHMYSPLIHNIGWSRSIGHRFKRSDVSKKLGSQTDAPGQLFAKVREVDQSGSWFEDGMKLEAIDPLNLSAICVATVRKVRSRRRDRGPASDPLHKPPVASPHQVLADGYLMIGIDGSEAADGSDWFCYHSTSPSIFPSGFCEINSIELTPPRGYTNLPFRWFEYLKETKAVAAPVHLFNKDVPNHGFRPGMKLEAVDLMEPRLVCVATVTRIVHRLLRIHFDGWEDEYDQWVDCESPDLYPVGWCQLTGYQLQPPAVSTGSRDLQSAASKQRKKSQQYKGQKKKRKLPIVKRPVSLSGAVVTGVPRSLSGDENETPPNYPSPPSPASAAQPPSVGPESSPNTEGGAVSQGKEENNEGPHLTCERTETEANGSSGEFFTSQDQ; this is encoded by the exons GTGGAGCGTCCGTCCAGGAAGCGCCGTGACTCCTTCGGGATGCTGGACGGTCTGGAGGAGGACAGCTGCAGCACCGAGTCCAGCGCGGGGAGCGGAGCGTCCAGCCCGGAGGACAGTGACGAAGaggagctgggaggaggaggaggaggaggggtgacgcccacctcctcctcctcctccctcacacTCATCAAGACCAACGGGCAGGTGTACACCTACCCTGACGGAAAGGCGGGCATGG CGACCTGTGAGATGTGCGGCATGGTGGGAGTCAGAGACGCCTTCTACAGCAAAACCAAACGCTTCTGCAGCGTCTCCTGCTCCAGGAGCTACTCGTCCAACTCCAAGAAGGCCAGCATCCTCGCCAGGCTGCAG GGGAAGCCACCCACTAAGAAGGCCAAGGTCCTGCAGAAACAGCCTCTGATGACCAAACTGGCGGCGTACGCTCAGCACCAGGCCAACCAGCACAGCGCCGCCAAGAAGAGCG TTACTGTGGAGGTGTTTGACTGGGGTCGTTACCTTGGAGACGGAGATGTGATGGGAGCACCAGTCAGCTGCTTCAAACAT GTCCCGATGGGGAAGACATGGGGCGACATCAGCGAAGGCGTCCGAGTCGAAGTCCCAAACACGGACAGCGGTCTGCCCATGAAGGTTTACTGGATCGCTGGGATCATCAAACTggctg GTTTTAAGGCCTTGCTGAGATACGAGGGTTTTGACTGCGACTCCACCAGAGATTTCTGGTTGAACCTGTGCGTGCCGGACATCCACCCGGTCGGTTGGTGCGCCGCCGGAGGAAAGCCTCTGGTCCCCCCCCAGA ccaTCCTGCACAGGTTCACCAACTGGAAGACGTTCCTGATCAAAAGGCTGACGGGGTCCAAAACGCTGCCTCCAGACTTCTCCTccaag GTCCAGGACAGCATGCAGGTCCCCTTTAAGAAGCAGatgagggtggaggtggtggataAAACGCACCTGTGTCGCACTCGGGTGGCTCTGGTTGAACAG gtgATCGGCGGTCGTCTCCGTCTGGTCTACGAGGAGTGCGAGGACGGGACGGATGACTTCTGGTGTCACATGTACAGTCCTCTGATCCACAACATCGGCTGGTCTCGATCCATCGGGCACCGCTTCAAACGATCCG ATGTGTCGAAGAAGCTGGGCAGCCAGACAGATGCTCCTGGACAGCTGTTTGCCAAG GTGAGGGAGGTGGATCAGAGCGGATCCTGGTTTGAAGACGGGATGAAGCTGGAGGCCATCGACCCTCTGAACCTGTCCGCCATCTGCGTGGCCACGGTCAGGAAGGTGAGGAGCCGCCGGCGTGACCGCGGTCCAGCATCAGACCCGCTCCATAAACCACCTGTCGCCTCTCCTCACCAGGTCCTGGCGGACGGGTACCTGATGATCGGCATCGACGGCTCGGAGGCGGCCGACGGATCGGACTGGTTCTGTTACCACTCCAcgtctccctccatcttccccTCCGGCTTCTGTGAGATCAACAGCATAGAGCTGACCCCCCCCAGAG GTTACACCAACCTGCCCTTCCGGTGGTTTGAGTACCTGAAGGAGACAAAGGCGGTGGCTGCTCCCGTCCACCTGTTCAACAAG GACGTCCCCAACCACGGCTTCCGTCCCGGTATGAAGCTGGAGGCCGTGGACCTCATGGAGCCCAGGCTGGTCTGCGTCGCCACGGTGACACGCATCGTCCACAGGTTGCTACGGATACACTTCGACGGCTGGGAGGACGAGTACGATCAGTGGGTGGACTGCGAGTCACCTGACCTGTACCCGGTCGGCTGGTGTCAGCTGACCGGGTAccagctgcagcctccagctgttagtacag gctCCAGAGATCTACAGTCAGCAGCTTccaaacagaggaagaagtCCCAGCAGTACAAAGGACAGAAGAAAA AGAGGAAGTTGCCCATCGTCAAGCGACCTGTCAGTCTCTCCGGCGCCGTGGTAACAGGTGTCCCCAGGAGCCTATCAGGAGATGAGAATGAGACTCCGCCCAATTACCCATCACCCCCCTCTCCTGCCTCAGCAGCCCAGCCCCCCTCTGTTGGCCCAGAGAGCAGCCCGAACACCGAGGGGGgggcag